In one window of Tellurirhabdus rosea DNA:
- a CDS encoding efflux RND transporter periplasmic adaptor subunit: MKRTLALLSLLAVLHLTGCKTQKEEKAEHTRFLVTTPLEKDTAIIKEYVCQIRSVQHIELRAQEKGYLQKIYVDEGQHVQKGQLMFQIMPMMYQAEKQKAEAEANFVGIEYQNTKKLADSNVVSRNELALAGAKLDKAKAELALAQTHLQFTQIRAPFSGIMDHFQVRLGSLVDEGDLLTTLSDNSKMWVYYNVPEAEYLDYHLTGSKKLAKVLLLMANNRLFEHPGLVETIEADFNNETGNIAFRATFPNPDGLLRHGETGSVQMTVPLKNALIIPQKATFEVLEKKYVYVVDKNNKIQSREIKIAAEMPHIFVVQSGLNKTDRILLEGLRQVKENETIQFSLQKPESVIAHLSLYAE; the protein is encoded by the coding sequence ATGAAGAGGACTCTCGCGCTCCTGAGTTTACTGGCCGTCCTGCACCTGACGGGCTGTAAGACGCAAAAGGAAGAAAAGGCAGAACACACCCGATTTCTGGTAACTACCCCCCTGGAAAAAGATACCGCCATCATCAAAGAGTATGTGTGTCAGATCCGGTCGGTTCAGCATATCGAATTACGGGCCCAGGAAAAGGGGTATCTGCAGAAAATCTACGTGGACGAAGGCCAGCATGTCCAGAAGGGGCAACTGATGTTCCAGATTATGCCGATGATGTACCAGGCGGAAAAGCAAAAAGCGGAGGCCGAAGCCAACTTCGTCGGAATTGAGTACCAAAACACCAAAAAGCTGGCCGACAGCAACGTGGTGTCCCGCAACGAACTGGCCCTGGCTGGGGCTAAACTGGACAAGGCCAAGGCGGAATTGGCCCTGGCGCAGACCCATCTTCAATTTACCCAAATCCGGGCTCCCTTCTCAGGAATCATGGACCACTTTCAGGTGCGGCTGGGCAGTCTGGTCGATGAAGGCGATTTGCTGACCACGCTTTCGGATAACAGCAAAATGTGGGTATACTACAACGTCCCGGAGGCAGAATACCTGGATTATCACCTTACAGGCTCCAAAAAGTTGGCAAAAGTCCTCCTGCTGATGGCTAACAACCGGCTGTTTGAACACCCCGGTTTGGTCGAAACCATCGAAGCCGACTTTAACAATGAAACTGGGAATATTGCTTTCCGGGCCACCTTCCCCAATCCTGATGGACTTTTGCGGCATGGCGAGACGGGCAGCGTCCAGATGACCGTACCGCTTAAAAACGCCCTCATAATTCCGCAGAAAGCCACCTTCGAAGTGCTGGAAAAAAAGTACGTCTACGTAGTGGATAAAAACAACAAGATTCAGTCACGGGAAATTAAGATCGCTGCCGAAATGCCCCACATTTTCGTGGTACAATCGGGACTCAATAAAACGGACCGGATACTGCTGGAAGGTTTGCGGCAAGTCAAAGAAAACGAAACGATTCAGTTCAGCCTCCAGAAACCCGAGTCGGTTATAGCGCACCTGAGCCTATATGCCGAGTAG
- a CDS encoding efflux RND transporter permease subunit, which yields MFNKFIRRPVFAIVISVMIVFVGVLAIKKLPISQFPDIAPTTVNIFIAYPGSSADVLVKSTLITLEQAINGVQDMRYIATDATSAGEATLRIIFEPGTDPNDAVIRVKTRVDQVMPLLPELVQREGVIITPVQPSMLMYVNLYSKGKSIDEKFLFNYATVKMIPEIQRTKGIARAQILGSRRYAMRVWLNPDRMRAYNISVEEVMKAMGEQSIIGRPGRIGQSSGIEAQSLEYVLTYKGRYSDPKEYEDIIIRANSEGESIHLKDIAKVELGSEFFDIYSNLDGHASAAIVLRQNYGSNAKEVIEEVKAKLDVMKASFPPGMDYKISYDVSQFLDASIEQVIDTLRDAFLLVAFVVFIFLGDWRSTLIPILAVPVSLIGAFFVIQFFGISINLITLFALVLAIGIVVDDAIVVVEAVHAKFEEEPGISPYRAVKKVLGEISGAIIAITAVMVSVFLPISFMTGPVGTFYRQFSITMASSIVISALIALTLTPVLCAMLLKNHHGHPKKKNILTRALDSFNRGFDKMTGRYVSLLKRIVNRRVVTFGVLLAFCAGIYYESQIVPSGFIPNEDQSTIYAIIQTPPGSTLEKTNEVSQRLQKICEEVEGIESVSSLAGYEIMTEGRGSNAGTCLINLKPWSERHENVKEIMEELEEKSRGLGATVEFFEPPAIPGFGTSGGFSMRLLDKNTDTDYAEFDRVNKEFMENLGKRKELTGLFTFFAANYPQYELEIDNNLAMQKGVSIGKAMENLNIMIGSTYEQGFIKFNQFFKVYVQSDPSFRRLPTDLLKLYVKNDAGEMVPYSAFMKLKKGQGPNEITRFNLYNSSAIQGLPAKGYTTAEAIQAIREVAAKTLPKGYDIAFEGLSYDESMRGNEALYVFLIVLAFVYLVLAAQYESFIIPLAVVFSLPVGVFGSFLMLKLMGLENNIYAQIGLIMLVGLLGKNAVLIVEFAIQKRQQGETILNAAIEGARVRFRPILMTSFAFVAGLIPLILATGAGAIGNRTIGGSALGGMLFGTLFGVIIIPGLYYIFGHLADGRSLIKNEDEEPLTEVIEPRYVETDND from the coding sequence ATGTTCAATAAGTTCATACGCAGACCGGTATTTGCGATTGTCATATCGGTTATGATCGTCTTTGTCGGGGTACTGGCCATCAAGAAACTGCCCATTTCGCAGTTTCCGGATATTGCGCCGACTACCGTCAACATCTTTATCGCTTATCCGGGCTCCAGTGCGGACGTACTGGTAAAGTCAACGCTCATTACGCTGGAACAGGCCATTAACGGCGTGCAGGATATGCGCTACATCGCCACCGACGCCACCAGCGCCGGGGAGGCAACCCTCCGCATCATCTTTGAACCGGGCACGGACCCCAACGATGCCGTCATCCGGGTAAAAACTCGGGTAGACCAGGTCATGCCGCTGCTGCCCGAACTGGTTCAGCGGGAAGGGGTTATCATCACCCCTGTGCAGCCCAGTATGCTCATGTACGTCAACCTCTATTCGAAGGGGAAGAGCATTGACGAAAAATTTTTGTTCAACTACGCCACGGTGAAGATGATTCCCGAAATCCAGCGGACGAAAGGGATTGCCCGGGCCCAGATCCTGGGGAGCCGGCGGTACGCCATGCGCGTGTGGCTGAACCCCGACCGCATGCGGGCCTACAACATCTCGGTGGAAGAGGTCATGAAGGCGATGGGCGAACAAAGCATCATCGGCCGCCCCGGCCGGATCGGGCAAAGCTCCGGGATTGAAGCCCAGTCGCTGGAATACGTGCTTACCTACAAAGGCCGGTACAGTGATCCCAAGGAGTACGAGGACATCATCATCCGGGCCAATTCGGAAGGGGAAAGCATTCACCTGAAAGACATTGCCAAGGTCGAACTGGGGAGCGAATTCTTCGACATTTATTCCAACCTGGACGGCCACGCTTCGGCCGCTATCGTCCTGCGTCAGAACTACGGCAGTAACGCCAAGGAAGTGATCGAAGAGGTAAAAGCCAAGCTCGACGTCATGAAAGCTTCCTTCCCTCCGGGAATGGACTACAAGATCAGCTACGACGTATCGCAGTTTCTGGACGCCTCCATCGAGCAGGTGATCGACACCCTGCGGGACGCCTTCCTGCTGGTGGCCTTCGTGGTGTTCATCTTCCTGGGCGACTGGCGTTCAACCCTGATTCCGATTCTGGCCGTTCCGGTTTCCCTCATCGGGGCTTTCTTCGTCATTCAGTTCTTCGGGATTTCCATCAACCTGATCACGCTGTTTGCCCTCGTCCTGGCGATCGGGATTGTGGTCGACGACGCCATTGTGGTCGTGGAGGCCGTACACGCCAAGTTTGAGGAGGAGCCGGGCATTTCGCCTTACCGGGCCGTTAAGAAAGTGCTCGGTGAGATCAGCGGCGCCATCATCGCCATTACGGCGGTGATGGTCTCGGTCTTCCTGCCGATCTCGTTCATGACGGGTCCGGTCGGTACCTTCTACCGCCAGTTCTCGATCACCATGGCCAGTTCCATTGTCATTTCGGCCCTGATCGCCCTGACGCTGACGCCGGTGCTCTGCGCCATGCTGCTGAAAAACCACCATGGTCATCCGAAGAAGAAGAACATCCTGACCCGGGCGCTCGACAGCTTCAACCGCGGATTCGACAAAATGACCGGCCGGTACGTAAGCCTGCTGAAACGGATCGTCAACCGGCGGGTGGTCACCTTCGGCGTGCTGCTGGCGTTCTGCGCCGGGATTTACTACGAGAGCCAGATTGTCCCCTCCGGCTTTATTCCGAACGAAGACCAGAGTACGATTTACGCCATTATCCAGACGCCTCCGGGTTCGACCCTGGAGAAAACCAACGAAGTTTCCCAGCGGCTGCAGAAAATTTGCGAAGAGGTGGAGGGCATTGAATCGGTGTCTTCGCTGGCCGGTTACGAGATCATGACCGAAGGCCGGGGTTCCAACGCCGGTACCTGTCTGATCAACCTAAAACCCTGGTCGGAGCGCCACGAGAACGTGAAGGAGATCATGGAAGAACTGGAAGAAAAATCCAGAGGACTGGGCGCCACAGTCGAATTCTTCGAACCACCCGCCATCCCGGGCTTTGGTACCTCGGGCGGTTTCTCCATGCGTCTGCTGGATAAGAATACCGATACGGACTACGCCGAGTTCGACCGGGTCAACAAGGAGTTCATGGAAAACCTCGGCAAGCGGAAAGAACTGACGGGCCTGTTTACCTTCTTTGCGGCCAACTACCCGCAGTACGAACTGGAGATCGACAACAACCTGGCCATGCAGAAAGGCGTGTCGATCGGCAAGGCCATGGAAAACCTGAACATCATGATCGGGAGTACCTACGAACAGGGCTTCATCAAGTTCAACCAGTTTTTCAAGGTGTACGTGCAGTCGGACCCGAGTTTCCGGCGGCTTCCGACGGATCTGCTGAAGCTGTACGTCAAAAACGACGCGGGCGAAATGGTGCCCTACTCGGCCTTCATGAAGCTTAAAAAAGGGCAGGGTCCCAACGAGATTACCCGGTTCAACCTGTACAACTCCTCCGCCATTCAGGGACTGCCCGCCAAGGGCTATACCACCGCGGAGGCCATCCAGGCCATCCGGGAAGTAGCCGCCAAGACGCTGCCCAAAGGCTACGACATCGCCTTCGAAGGACTTTCCTACGACGAATCCATGCGGGGCAATGAGGCGCTGTACGTCTTCCTGATCGTTCTGGCCTTCGTTTACCTGGTGCTGGCCGCGCAGTACGAAAGCTTCATTATTCCGCTGGCCGTGGTGTTCTCGCTGCCGGTCGGAGTGTTCGGGTCCTTCCTGATGCTGAAGCTGATGGGCCTGGAAAACAACATCTACGCCCAGATCGGTCTCATCATGCTGGTGGGTCTGCTGGGTAAAAACGCCGTACTGATCGTGGAGTTTGCCATTCAGAAGCGGCAGCAGGGTGAAACGATTCTCAACGCCGCCATTGAAGGTGCCCGGGTTCGTTTTCGTCCCATCCTGATGACCTCCTTCGCCTTTGTGGCCGGTTTGATTCCCCTGATTCTTGCCACCGGGGCCGGGGCAATCGGGAACCGTACCATCGGGGGTTCAGCCCTGGGTGGAATGCTGTTCGGAACCTTATTCGGGGTCATCATCATCCCCGGACTGTATTACATCTTCGGTCACCTGGCCGATGGCCGGTCGCTGATTAAAAACGAAGACGAAGAGCCGCTCACCGAAGTAATTGAACCCCGCTATGTGGAAACAGACAACGATTAA
- a CDS encoding TolC family protein → MAALAFAVAGCNAPALVLKTENKAVPTEYTSSQDSTNSAKVSWREFFTDPHLKDLIETALKNNQELNITLQEIQIAQNEVRARQGEYQPFVGLRGGTSVDKVSRYTLPGATVDATEIKPGKHTPDPLGNVFAGAVATWEVDIWHKLRNAKKAAVNRYLASVEGKNFMVTNLIAEIANSYYELLALDNQLEILRQNIEIQSNALHIVRLQKESARVTELAVRRFEAQVLNTRSLQYNVQQQIVETENRINFLVGRFPQPVARNPKDFNKLVPTAVQAGIPSQLLQNRPDIRRAEQELEAAKLDVKVARARFYPSLGISAGLGFQAFNPAYLLKAPESLIFSLAGDLAGPLINKNAIIADYNSASARQVQAVFNYERTILNAYIEVANQLSRISNLEKSYDLKAKEVDALTQSITISNSLFGSARADYMEVLLTQREAQESRFDLVETKMQQLNATVSIYRALGGGWK, encoded by the coding sequence ATGGCCGCTCTGGCCTTTGCAGTGGCCGGCTGTAACGCCCCGGCCCTGGTCCTGAAAACAGAAAATAAAGCCGTTCCTACGGAATACACCAGCTCCCAGGACTCAACCAATTCGGCAAAGGTCAGCTGGCGGGAATTTTTTACCGATCCCCACCTGAAGGACCTGATCGAAACGGCCCTGAAGAACAATCAGGAACTGAACATAACGCTGCAGGAAATCCAGATTGCCCAGAATGAAGTCCGGGCCCGGCAGGGGGAATACCAGCCGTTTGTGGGCCTGAGAGGCGGCACCAGCGTAGACAAGGTGAGCCGGTACACGCTGCCGGGGGCCACGGTGGATGCCACCGAAATCAAGCCCGGCAAACACACGCCCGATCCGCTGGGCAACGTGTTCGCGGGCGCCGTGGCTACCTGGGAAGTGGATATCTGGCACAAACTGCGCAACGCCAAAAAGGCGGCAGTTAACCGCTACCTGGCCAGCGTGGAGGGGAAGAATTTCATGGTCACCAACCTGATTGCCGAAATCGCCAATTCGTACTACGAACTGCTGGCTCTCGACAATCAGCTTGAAATTCTCCGGCAGAACATCGAAATCCAGAGCAACGCGCTACATATCGTGCGACTGCAGAAAGAATCGGCCCGGGTGACGGAGCTGGCCGTCCGGCGGTTCGAAGCCCAGGTGCTCAACACCCGGAGCCTGCAGTACAACGTCCAGCAGCAGATCGTGGAAACCGAAAACCGAATTAATTTCCTCGTGGGCCGGTTCCCACAGCCGGTGGCCCGGAACCCGAAGGATTTCAACAAGCTCGTGCCGACGGCCGTTCAGGCCGGGATTCCGTCGCAGCTCCTCCAGAACCGCCCCGACATCCGGCGGGCCGAACAGGAGCTGGAAGCGGCGAAGCTGGATGTCAAAGTGGCCAGAGCCCGGTTTTATCCCTCGCTCGGCATTTCGGCGGGGCTCGGGTTCCAGGCCTTCAATCCGGCCTACCTGCTAAAAGCTCCGGAATCGTTGATTTTCTCGCTGGCGGGTGATCTGGCGGGGCCGCTGATCAACAAAAACGCCATCATCGCCGATTACAACAGCGCCAGCGCCCGGCAGGTCCAGGCGGTTTTCAACTACGAACGGACCATTCTCAATGCGTACATCGAGGTCGCCAACCAGCTGTCCCGAATCAGCAATCTGGAAAAGAGTTACGACCTGAAGGCGAAGGAAGTCGACGCGCTGACCCAGTCGATCACGATTTCCAACAGCCTGTTCGGGTCTGCCCGGGCCGACTATATGGAGGTGCTCCTGACCCAGCGGGAAGCGCAGGAATCAAGGTTTGACCTGGTCGAAACCAAAATGCAGCAACTCAATGCCACGGTATCCATTTATCGGGCCCTTGGCGGCGGGTGGAAATAA